Proteins encoded by one window of Lactobacillus sp. ESL0684:
- a CDS encoding DegV family protein → MEKVKLIVDSSANLSSTTNIEVVPLKITIAGHDFIDDDQLNISELITSMAQNSEAGKTSCPSINEWLEALEGSERAIILTITSGLSGSFSSAFQAKEIYEKDHPQSQVIVIDSLSAGPEMTLILQEIQRLVASPTRFVDLEQKIVQYRTHTHLLFVLQSLHNLSLNGRVSPAVAKIAGMLKIDLVGTVSQEGTLEPITKMRGMKRALKEILKQMAQRNYHGGQVIIDHCENEADANALKEQILTLYPQADIKIRTTCGLCTFYAEKGGIMIGFADN, encoded by the coding sequence ATGGAAAAAGTAAAGTTAATTGTAGACTCCAGTGCCAATCTAAGCTCTACAACTAATATCGAAGTTGTACCATTAAAAATTACGATTGCTGGTCATGATTTTATTGATGATGATCAACTTAACATCAGTGAATTAATTACTAGCATGGCACAAAATTCTGAAGCAGGCAAGACGTCGTGTCCAAGTATCAATGAATGGCTTGAAGCACTTGAAGGCAGTGAGCGTGCAATTATCTTAACGATTACTAGCGGACTAAGTGGTAGCTTTTCTTCGGCTTTTCAGGCTAAGGAAATTTATGAAAAAGACCATCCACAAAGTCAAGTGATTGTGATTGATTCGCTTTCTGCTGGTCCTGAAATGACGCTGATTTTGCAAGAAATTCAGCGACTAGTCGCTAGTCCAACACGCTTTGTTGATTTAGAACAAAAAATTGTGCAGTATAGGACTCACACACATTTATTGTTTGTATTACAATCACTACATAATTTATCTTTAAATGGTCGAGTAAGCCCGGCAGTTGCTAAAATTGCGGGAATGCTCAAGATTGATTTAGTTGGAACTGTAAGTCAAGAAGGGACTCTTGAGCCAATCACTAAAATGCGCGGCATGAAGCGAGCTTTAAAAGAAATTTTAAAGCAGATGGCACAAAGAAATTACCATGGTGGTCAAGTTATTATTGATCATTGTGAAAATGAGGCAGATGCAAATGCTTTAAAGGAGCAAATTTTGACACTATATCCTCAAGCAGATATTAAAATTCGGACAACTTGTGGTTTGTGCACTTTTTATGCAGAAAAGGGTGGCATCATGATTGGTTTTGCAGATAATTAA
- a CDS encoding HAD-IC family P-type ATPase, translated as MSEKLSGLSQAEADKLLKQTGLNEVPEPEFNFFKEFLSKLWNLSAWILEAALVLECLLGKWVQSLFVLLMLLFAAWNGASKKKQSRRVLNNISHKLTPTVSVERDGSWQNIDSKYLVPGDLISLQPGDVLAADAELVQGQLALDESSITGEANAVKKRIKDYAYAGTTVVEGNGLAKVTATGANSRSGKTINLINNSAAPGHLQQLLTKIIYYLCLLDGILTLVIIIASFFKGGDFQNLINMLPFLAMMFIASIPVAMPSTFALSNSFEATRLSKEGVLTSDLTGIQDAANLNLILLDKTGTITENKTAVVSWTNFSQLDDKTVLQLASAATDQRNTKIIDSAIIDYLTKQNIKIQSSSDFTPFTSATGYSMANYANHNIKLGSFKQLAKIDQAANDQVKNIDFGAGRSCALLIDDKLAGVFILQDQVRSDSQAALAELKKRGVKPIMLTGDNQKTALAVAKQVKLDGRVISIHDFNENININELAGIADVLPEDKLKMVKFFQEKGFIVGMTGDGVNDSPALKQAEVGIAVANAADVAKRSGKMVLLNDGLTSIVKILDAGHRVYQRMTTWSLTKLARTAELTMLLTFGYLFFNYIPMALNAMVIYTIMNNMVTMMIGTDRTHITYQPENWNMAKLAKIAFSLAFGWTLIGILGISYLNTHGFSHGTISTMVYVFLVLSAMFIILITRTKRYFWQDYPSKSVGLTQLADVLITIILAIFGIAMTKISWLNLLITFVAALFAAIVIDLVYQPIMKNR; from the coding sequence ATGTCTGAAAAATTAAGTGGACTTTCGCAAGCAGAAGCTGATAAGCTGCTTAAACAAACAGGGTTAAATGAGGTCCCCGAACCTGAATTTAACTTTTTTAAAGAATTTTTATCTAAATTATGGAACTTATCAGCGTGGATTTTAGAAGCTGCCCTAGTTTTAGAATGTCTATTAGGCAAGTGGGTCCAATCATTATTTGTATTATTAATGCTATTATTTGCAGCATGGAATGGTGCTTCTAAGAAAAAGCAATCGCGCCGCGTCTTAAATAATATTTCTCATAAGCTGACCCCAACTGTTTCTGTTGAACGTGATGGATCTTGGCAAAATATTGATTCCAAATACTTAGTTCCAGGCGACTTAATCAGCCTGCAACCTGGTGATGTTTTAGCTGCCGATGCTGAACTAGTTCAAGGACAGCTCGCTCTTGACGAAAGTTCGATTACCGGAGAAGCTAACGCTGTCAAAAAAAGGATCAAAGATTATGCTTATGCCGGCACTACAGTAGTCGAAGGCAATGGATTAGCAAAAGTTACAGCGACTGGGGCAAATTCTCGTTCTGGTAAAACTATTAACTTAATTAACAATTCCGCTGCACCAGGACATCTGCAACAATTGTTAACTAAGATTATTTACTATTTATGTTTGCTTGATGGAATTTTAACCTTAGTAATTATCATCGCTTCATTTTTTAAAGGTGGCGACTTTCAAAACCTAATCAATATGCTGCCGTTTTTAGCGATGATGTTTATTGCTTCAATTCCAGTTGCCATGCCCTCCACTTTTGCCCTATCTAATTCATTTGAAGCAACCAGATTGAGCAAGGAAGGCGTCTTAACATCTGATTTGACTGGGATTCAGGATGCAGCCAATTTAAATTTGATTTTATTAGACAAAACTGGTACCATCACTGAAAACAAAACTGCGGTGGTCAGCTGGACTAACTTTAGCCAATTAGATGATAAAACAGTCTTACAACTAGCTAGTGCTGCAACCGATCAACGCAATACTAAAATCATTGATAGCGCCATTATTGACTATTTAACTAAACAAAATATCAAAATCCAAAGTAGTTCGGACTTTACTCCCTTTACTTCTGCTACTGGCTATTCAATGGCTAATTATGCAAATCATAACATTAAGTTGGGTTCATTTAAACAATTAGCTAAGATTGATCAAGCAGCCAATGATCAAGTCAAGAATATTGACTTCGGTGCTGGTCGCTCCTGTGCCTTATTGATTGACGACAAACTTGCTGGTGTCTTCATTTTGCAAGACCAAGTCCGCTCTGACTCTCAAGCTGCTCTAGCTGAACTTAAAAAACGTGGTGTTAAACCAATCATGTTAACTGGTGATAACCAAAAAACAGCTCTTGCAGTGGCTAAACAAGTTAAGCTAGATGGCAGAGTAATCTCTATCCATGACTTTAACGAAAATATTAATATCAATGAATTGGCCGGTATTGCTGATGTTCTACCTGAAGATAAATTAAAAATGGTAAAATTTTTCCAAGAAAAGGGATTTATTGTTGGTATGACTGGTGATGGCGTTAATGATTCACCTGCTTTAAAACAAGCAGAAGTCGGAATTGCCGTTGCTAATGCCGCTGACGTGGCCAAGCGTTCAGGTAAGATGGTTCTTCTGAATGATGGCTTGACTTCAATTGTTAAAATTTTGGATGCAGGGCATCGCGTTTATCAAAGAATGACAACTTGGTCATTAACTAAATTAGCAAGAACTGCTGAATTGACCATGCTACTAACCTTTGGTTACTTATTCTTTAATTACATTCCGATGGCGCTCAATGCGATGGTAATCTATACAATTATGAATAACATGGTTACGATGATGATTGGAACAGATCGCACTCATATTACTTACCAACCAGAAAATTGGAATATGGCTAAATTAGCTAAAATTGCTTTTTCACTAGCCTTTGGTTGGACATTAATTGGTATTTTAGGTATTAGTTATCTTAATACTCATGGCTTTAGTCATGGAACAATTTCAACCATGGTATATGTGTTCTTAGTATTAAGTGCAATGTTCATTATTTTAATTACCAGAACTAAGCGTTATTTCTGGCAAGATTATCCTTCTAAGTCTGTTGGTTTAACTCAGCTAGCGGATGTATTGATAACCATTATTTTGGCAATCTTCGGAATTGCTATGACTAAAATTAGTTGGCTTAACCTATTAATTACTTTTGTTGCTGCTTTATTTGCCGCAATAGTAATCGATTTAGTCTACCAACCAATCATGAAAAACAGATAA
- the eno gene encoding phosphopyruvate hydratase — translation MLKSVIENVHALEIYDSRGNPTVEAFVTLSNGVVGKAEVPSGASTGENEAVELRDGGNRVGGKGVAKAVNNVNDQIAKALKGLDPHNQANIDQVMIDLDGTPNKAKLGANAILGVSMATADAAAKDSHQPLYRYLGGTDLEMPQTFHNVINGGEHADNGIDVQEFMITPVKKTSFRDGFEKIVNTYHTLKKVLEDMGYETGLGDEGGFAPNMKSSEEALKALHEAIIKAGYKPGEDIAIACDCAASYFYNKEDHKYHFEGKVFNDDELSDYYDKLLAEFPELISIEDPYDENDVDGMIKFTETHKDRIQIVLDDFICTNPKLLTKAIKEGAGNASLIKLNQIGTVTETLETIRLSRKNGYNTMISHRSGETGDTFIADFAVAINGGQLKTGAPARSERVEKYNRLLEIEEDLGDGERLAFFPDDVDKD, via the coding sequence ATGTTAAAATCAGTCATTGAAAATGTTCATGCACTGGAAATCTATGATTCACGTGGTAATCCAACCGTTGAAGCATTCGTTACTCTTTCAAATGGTGTCGTAGGAAAAGCTGAAGTTCCATCAGGTGCTTCAACTGGTGAAAACGAAGCTGTTGAATTACGTGATGGTGGCAACCGTGTTGGTGGTAAAGGTGTTGCTAAAGCCGTTAACAACGTTAACGATCAAATCGCTAAAGCCTTAAAGGGCTTAGATCCACACAACCAAGCTAATATCGACCAAGTAATGATCGACTTAGATGGTACCCCTAACAAAGCCAAGCTTGGTGCTAACGCAATCTTGGGCGTATCAATGGCTACTGCTGACGCAGCTGCTAAAGATAGTCACCAACCTTTGTACAGATATCTTGGTGGTACTGATCTTGAAATGCCACAAACATTCCACAATGTTATCAATGGTGGTGAACACGCTGATAACGGAATCGATGTACAAGAATTCATGATTACCCCTGTTAAGAAGACTTCATTCCGTGATGGCTTTGAAAAGATCGTTAACACTTACCATACTTTGAAGAAAGTTTTGGAAGACATGGGTTACGAAACTGGTCTTGGCGATGAAGGTGGTTTTGCACCTAACATGAAGAGTTCAGAAGAAGCCTTGAAGGCTTTGCATGAAGCAATTATCAAGGCTGGTTACAAGCCAGGTGAAGATATTGCTATCGCTTGTGACTGTGCAGCTTCATACTTCTACAACAAGGAAGACCACAAATACCACTTCGAGGGTAAAGTCTTCAATGATGATGAATTATCAGATTACTACGATAAGTTACTTGCCGAATTCCCTGAATTAATTTCAATCGAAGACCCATATGATGAAAATGACGTTGACGGTATGATTAAGTTTACTGAAACCCACAAGGATAGAATCCAAATCGTATTAGATGACTTTATTTGTACTAATCCTAAGCTTTTAACTAAGGCTATTAAGGAAGGTGCTGGTAATGCTTCATTAATCAAATTGAACCAAATCGGTACTGTAACTGAAACTTTGGAAACTATTCGTCTTTCACGTAAGAATGGTTACAACACTATGATTTCTCACCGTTCAGGTGAAACTGGTGACACCTTTATTGCTGACTTTGCTGTAGCAATCAACGGTGGTCAACTTAAGACTGGTGCTCCTGCCCGTTCAGAGCGTGTTGAAAAGTACAACCGCTTGCTTGAAATCGAAGAAGACCTTGGTGACGGTGAACGTCTTGCCTTCTTCCCAGACGATGTTGACAAGGACTAA